The following proteins come from a genomic window of Manduca sexta isolate Smith_Timp_Sample1 chromosome 6, JHU_Msex_v1.0, whole genome shotgun sequence:
- the LOC115452089 gene encoding tight junction protein ZO-1 isoform X1: MAAAGNVCAGLMRHKHILLRELTDTNILDVLVKKGIFSVADLELITSAADSEKCNYFVDVVSKQSGSKLNDLCVVLNNECPKLTKELMNDRHRFIVNGYSTDCMKDNMVISQNLHRESPRSRRSVSQCSCNSMSRRSSAAASPMPMQLPPLNNTVEMYVEPVVEDTAERNAGWETHRVRLNRVQGYGFGIAVSGGRDNPHFANGDPSIAVSDVLRGGPAEDKLQVNDRIVSVNGIPLENVEYARAVQVLRDSGATVSLVVRRRAPAPPPTAPTTIKLALTRNGKKEDFGIVLGCKLYVKELTMRAREQLNQAGQGLCEGDVVTRINNTSVTDAMTLKEARKLVESCKDRLNLVVTRELIREETVTNGNYQNNYSSLDAPSHNVYPGTEPLSSAYSSSGQNLYVAAPVRGGAGDARRGPMSHEVEQPPRPPPPRNEDYYSSRRQLYEEDVMNNQMNQMNQRNKPPSEPRLISFQKEGSVGLRLCGGNRSGVFVSGVQPTSPAALQGLQPADKILKVNDMEMKGVTREEAVLFLLSLQERIDLIVQHSPDEYNAVASGQMPGDSFHIKTHFHYTEPTDGEMSFRCGDVFHVVDTLHNGTVGAWQVYRIGRNNQEVQKGTIPNKARAEELATAQFNATKKEMSGNDGKHNFFRRRRSTHRRSKSLGKEHWDEVVLSDSISKFPAYERVVLTQPGFVRPLIVLGAVADLARDRLLSDSPDKFASPKMDSTLEDSKTKSTGIIRLSSIRTIMERGKHALLDITPNAVDRLNYAQFYPIVIFLKADNKHIIKQLRAGLPKSAHKSSKKLLEQCQHMERVWGHVFTHTITLSEANQNTWFSKLVDLIQRTQQQQLWVSETKRPEPLSDDFLFSMSSSTENRLSYASSPESDLEVSPPPAPRLVKSSSDPSIATTQDNMDRDDDINHMADAVPPPYTQGSYGDSKYGFSANTNGPTMGHSHGHMGPPGDAPPYQANPMTHSPPHSPLYGTVPELPPRGPVSGAGGAGGAGGAGGAVSRPAGGVLLPAPPPGRPPHSLRHNPSQNTRPSAQERLFGPPKDSGDEATYTARPTSMIIPTQSQGSLDRHRHPNNPQSSYDGTSSYEYSSASNNGSAVGSCRLPPNAPDDLKVAPPSIKMEPPPPPNPAVMQTQSPQRNSNSHEHNSLDYRGPENNYRSADNYRSPQQSRPPPMNGNSPHTPMHARGPSLPNVPTNDHAKYSGGRTNSASQADYARGVPAGAGGGGGGPTGGGAVPPYKPVPPPKPKHYRPPDAAPMHPRNGSLEPSLAPPQRGGGFGPAPHYSHQHSLSQPAHRPANHNYPQQNMYGGQMPPQSPPYSGPPSHHRAINLPHNPHLIDLAGSREQRGSAFELYRKPQHMHNLSSSDVMNSSVERDETFSPKTKKKLSKKPSFIKNAVLDLFRSKTKASQKVSRQKSLCESDLQHRHQPNHMPMLRREKSDLSDMSIHMRNQQIRNQMLQRSNSSSCEKPVLKPILKRQSSFCDDRNGSICTIRDYDAKPVMKNLRRQNSMCDIETEPKVTPLLRRQNSLIDYSRRGIYGQNSSFNMITKIDPIYQRQQQIKHEPFHPTQPLPPEPVYQSKEHLVYDPIPKPRRTYTSVYDTSSENPYGSRSEVSNQSFESPYGNSQTVAMPLMDPPYATKAECIRESPYASRNELIAENPYTNRQEMAQQSESTLTESPYSSKEQILKSRIMSDSPYATKEEMLRQRFSESPYNTKEEMLKQRMEGSFTMKEPTYGKRTYEPPPSTSWSECPYATRPDRRLYTPTNFAGRASPMSKCMSEPPYATRTEMMARIEQTESPYATRSEVKSSCSDGQCSSRHEVLDVRHDVRPASAECTYVSKQEILSQKAALIASKETSYSIKLEEKLEIIKQRNQAKKDMIYQTRKDTNESDAAKIREPLYVSKRELKESVIYESHQETKEAPPESQVSSPRSSPYELSDANHLSRREQIYQTKAEAENALKTDTFQEIDFSTLRLTESKTDAEKSMTAESNVLKGEAIYAPRLHGKPDHISNALKVTSSPIPYESTTSMETHYASECSMNFENKPQSTPYTSQDLQEQSPKMNKTVTFCEKIIEKSPETSEENSQNITTSQNETTVINNQTAIQTTLSESTESKTQEVEPEGPHTTWGIFDSEGGVLEDRQWGVSLIIPPKAIAPGIKQKIYFTVSDPRLSQRVGGPPIDMDNGEAMLSPLVMCGPQGLVFLRPVTLRLPHCANAIPSLGLTIKATDTEAHLSTDWDQIHLPATTTLNTVAVKVDHF; encoded by the exons ACCGCTGAGCGCAACGCCGGCTGGGAAACTCATCGTGTGCGGCTGAACCGCGTTCAGGGCTACGGGTTCGGGATCGCAGTTTCGGGGGGAAGGGATAACCCCCACTTCGCGAACGGAGACCCCTCTATCGCCGTCTCCGATGTACTCCGAGGAGGCCCTGCTGAGGATAAATTGCA GGTGAACGACAGGATAGTGTCAGTGAACGGTATCCCCCTGGAGAACGTAGAGTATGCCCGCGCGGTGCAGGTGCTGCGCGACTCGGGCGCGACGGTGTCGCTGGTGGTGCGGAGGcgcgcgccggcgccgccgcccACAGCCCCCACCACCATCAAACTCGCGCTTACCAGGAATGGGAAGAAAGAAG ATTTTGGCATCGTCCTAGGCTGCAAACTGTACGTCAAGGAACTAACGATGCGAGCGAGGGAACAGCTGAACCAGGCCGGCCAGGGTCTATGCGAAGGAGACGTCGTCACGAGGATCAATAACACATCCGTCACAGACGCCATGACCCTCAAAGAGGCCAGGAAACTGGTGGAGTCCTGCAAGGACAGACTTAACCTCGTGGTCACTAGAGAGCTGATCAGGGAAGAGACAGTCACTAATGGAAATTACCAGAACAATTATAGTAGTTTAG ACGCACCATCGCACAACGTGTACCCAGGCACGGAGCCTCTATCGTCGGCGTACTCGAGCAGCGGCCAGAACTTGTACGTGGCGGCGCCGGTCAGGGGCGGCGCGGGGGACGCGCGGCGGGGGCCCATGTCGCACGAGGTCGAACAGCCGCCCCGACCCCCGCCGCCTAGGAATGAAG ATTACTACAGTAGTAGAAGACAGTTATACGAAGAAGATGTAATGAATAACCAAATGAATCAAATGAATCAAAGGAATAAACCACC AAGCGAACCGCGGCTAATAAGTTTCCAAAAGGAAGGGTCGGTGGGACTCCGGTTGTGCGGCGGGAACAGGTCCGGCGTGTTCGTGTCGGGGGTCCAGCCCACCAGCCCGGCGGCGCTGCAGGGCCTGCAGCCCGCTGACAAAATACTCAAG GTAAACGACATGGAGATGAAAGGCGTGACTCGCGAGGAGGCGGTGCTGTTTTTACTGAGCCTGCAGGAGCGGATCGACCTCATCGTACAACACTCGCCGGACGAATACAACGCGGTGGCCAGCGGGCAGATGC CGGGTGATTCGTTCCACATAAAGACGCATTTCCACTACACGGAGCCGACGGACGGCGAGATGTCGTTCCGCTGCGGCGACGTGTTCCACGTGGTGGACACGCTCCACAACGGCACCGTCGGCGCCTGGCAGGTTTACAGGATAG GTCGCAACAACCAAGAGGTCCAGAAAGGAACAATACCAAACAAGGCGCGGGCGGAGGAGCTCGCCACCGCGCAGTTCAACGCCACCAAGAAGGAGATGTCCGGCAACGACGGCAAGCACAACTTCTTCAGGCGCCGCCGCTCCACGCACAGGCGCAGCAAGAGTCTCGGGAAG GAGCACTGGGACGAGGTGGTGCTGTCGGACAGCATCAGCAAGTTCCCCGCGTACGAGCGCGTGGTGCTGACGCAGCCGGGGTTCGTGCGGCCGCTCATCGTGCTCGGCGCCGTGGCCGACCTGGCGCGCGACCGCCTGCTCAGCGACAGCCCCGACAAGTTCGCCTCGCCCA AGATGGATAGCACACTAGAAGACAGCAAGACGAAGTCCACAGGGATCATCCGCCTGTCCAGCATCCGCACGATCATGGAGCGAGGGAAGCACGCGCTGCTCGACATCACACCCAACGCGGTGGACAGACTCAACTACGCACAGTTCTACCCTATAGTGATATTCCTCAAAGCGGATAACAAGCATATCATCAAACAGTTGAGAGCTGGGCTACCCAA GTCTGCTCACAAATCATCCAAGAAGCTTCTAGAACAATGCCAACACATGGAACGTGTTTGGGGTCACGTGTTCACGCACACCATCACACTGAGCGAAGCCAACCAGAACACGTGGTTCAGCAAGCTGGTAGACCTCATTCAGAGGACGCAACAGCAACAACTATGGGTGTCTGAGACCAAG AGGCCTGAGCCGTTGTCGGACGACTTTCTGTTCTCAATGTCGTCGAGTACGGAGAACCGATTGTCGTACGCGTCGAGTCCGGAGAGCGACCTGGAAGTGAGCCCACCGCCTGCGCCGAGACTCGTCAAGTCCTCGTCGGACCCGTCGATAGCCACCACGCAGGACAACATGGACCGCGACGACGATATCAATCACATGGCTGACGCTGTACCGCCTCCCTATACG CAAGGCAGCTACGGCGACAGCAAGTACGGTTTCTCAGCGAACACCAACGGGCCCACTATGGGCCACAGCCATGGACATATGGGCCCGCCGGGCGACGCGCCACCGTACCAGGCCAATCCTATGACGCATTCGCCACCGCATTCGCCTTTGTATGGAACAG TTCCAGAGCTGCCGCCGCGCGGGCCGGtgagcggcgcgggcggcgcgggcggtgcgggcggcgcggggggcgcggtgAGCCGGCCGGCGGGCGGCGTGCTGctccccgcgccgccgccgggCCGGCCGCCGCACTCGCTACGACATAACCCCTCG CAAAACACTCGTCCAAGCGCCCAGGAGCGTCTGTTCGGTCCGCCCAAGGACTCCGGCGACGAGGCGACGTACACCGCGCGTCCCACCAGCATGATCATCCCCACGCAGAGCCAGGGCTCGCTCGACAGGCACAGGCATCCCAACAACCCG CAAAGTTCGTACGACGGCACCTCCTCGTACGAGTACAGCAGCGCGTCCAACAACGGGTCGGCGGTGGGCTCGTGCCGGCTGCCGCCCAACGCGCCCGATGATCTCAAAGTCGCGCCGCCTTCTAT aaaaatggAACCGCCTCCGCCTCCGAACCCAGCGGTGATGCAGACACAAAGCCCGCAGAGGAATTCCAACTCACACGAGCACAACTCCTTGGATTACAGAGGCCCTGAAAACAATTACAG GTCGGCCGACAACTACCGCAGCCCGCAGCAGAGCCGGCCGCCGCCCATGAACGGCAACAGTCCGCACACGCCGATGCACGCGCGGGGACCCTCGCTGCCCAACGTGCCCACCAACGACCATGCCAAATACAG CGGCGGACGCACCAACTCAGCCTCTCAAGCGGACTACGCGCGCGGCGTGCCCGCCGGGGccggcggcgggggcgggggcCCCACCGGCGGGGGGGCCGTGCCGCCCTACAAGCCCGTGCCGCCGCCCAAGCCCAAGCACTACCGCCCGCCCGACGCCGCACCCATGCATCCGAGGAATGGG AGCCTGGAGCCGTCCCTGGCGCCCCCACAGCGCGGCGGGGGCTTCGGTCCGGCGCCGCACTACTCGCACCAGCACTCGCTCTCACAGCCCGCGCACCGCCCCGCCAACCACAACTACCCGCAG CAGAACATGTATGGAGGTCAGATGCCGCCACAGTCGCCGCCTTACTCGGGCCCGCCGTCCCACCACCGCGCCATCAACCTGCCACACAACCCACACCTCATCG ATTTAGCAGGTAGTAGAGAGCAACGCGGCTCCGCATTTGAACTATACAGGAAACCACAACACATGCATAACTTGAG TTCATCCGATGTCATGAACTCGAGCGTGGAGCGAGACGAGACCTTTTCGCCAAAAACTAAAAAGAAATTGTCTAAAAAGCCGTCTTTCATAAAAAATGCCGTACTCGATTTGTTCCGTTCGAAAACGAAAGCGTCACAGAAGGTGTCGCGGCAGAAGTCGTTGTGTGAGAGTGATTTGCAGCACCGACATCAGCCAAATCACATGCCGATGCTCAGACGAGAGAAGTCTGACCTCAGCGACATGAGCATTCACATGAGGAACCAACAGATCAGGAACCAAATGTTGCAACGAAGCAACTCGTCTTCCTGTGAAAAGCCTGTTCTCAAACCGATCCTCAAACGACAGAGCTCATTTTGTGACGACAGAAATGGTTCTATATGTACCATAAGAGATTATGACGCCAAACCAGTGATGAAGAATTTGAGAAGGCAAAATTCAATGTGTGACATTGAAACTGAACCAAAAGTTACCCCGCTGTTGCGTAGACAGAACTCCCTCATAGATTACAGTAGAAGGGGGATCTATGGACAGAATTCCAGCTTTAACATGATTACCAAAATAGACCCTATTTACCAAAGacaacaacaaataaaacatgaacCATTCCACCCAACACAACCACTACCTCCCGAACCGGTGTACCAAAGCAAAGAACATTTAGTTTACGATCCTATTCCTAAACCAAGGAGAACGTACACTTCCGTTTACGATACTTCTAGCGAGAACCCATACGGTAGCCGCTCTGAAGTTTCAAACCAAAGTTTCGAAAGCCCGTACGGAAATTCTCAAACTGTTGCCATGCCACTGATGGATCCTCCGTATGCTACTAAAGCTGAATGCATCAGAGAAAGTCCTTATGCTTCTAGAAATGAACTTATAGCGGAAAATCCATATACTAATCGACAAGAAATGGCTCAGCAATCTGAATCCACGCTCACAGAATCTCCTTATTCTAGCAAAGAGCAAATTTTAAAGTCCAGAATTATGTCGGACAGCCCTTATGCAACTAAAGAAGAAATGTTACGGCAAAGATTTTCTGAATCTCCTTACAACACAAAGGAAGAAATGCTTAAACAAAGAATGGAGGGTTCATTTACTATGAAGGAACCTACATATGGCAAAAGGACATATGAACCGCCGCCAAGCACATCTTGGTCCGAATGTCCTTATGCAACAAGACCTGACAGAAGGCTGTATACGCCCACAAACTTCGCAGGAAGGGCATCGCCTATGAGTAAATGTATGAGTGAGCCACCTTATGCTACTAGAACAGAAATGATGGCAAGAATTGAACAGACAGAATCTCCATATGCAACTCGTTCGGAAGTGAAATCCAGTTGTTCTGACGGCCAGTGCAGCAGTCGTCATGAAGTATTAGACGTTCGACATGACGTACGGCCGGCGTCAGCAGAATGTACTTATGTATCTAAACAAGAGATCTTGTCTCAAAAAGCTGCTCTCATAGCCAGCAAAGAGACATCATATAGCATAAAACTGGAAGAAAagttagaaattataaaacagcGAAACCAAGCGAAAAAAGATATGATATATCAAACTAGAAAGGATACTAACGAAAGTGATGCCGCAAAAATAAGAGAACCGTTGTACGTATCAAAAAGAGAATTGAAAGAAAGCGTGATATACGAATCACACCAAGAGACAAAAGAGGCACCACCAGAGTCACAAGTTAGTAGTCCTAGAAGCAGCCCTTATGAATTAAGCGATGCAAATCACTTATCTCGACGAGAGCAGATATATCAAACCAAGGCTGAAGCTGAGAATGCTTTGAAAACAGACACATTCCAGGAAATTGACTTTTCAACGTTGAGATTAACTGAATCTAAAACAGATGCCGAAAAGTCAATGACTGCTGAAAGCAATGTTTTGAAAGGGGAAGCAATATACGCTCCTAGGTTGCATGGAAAACCAGATCATATTTCAAATGCACTAAAAGTGACATCATCTCCTATTCCATACGAATCAACAACATCCATGGAAACTCATTATGCTTCAGAATGTAGTatgaattttgaaaacaaaCCACAAAGTACACCATACACATCACAAGACCTGCAAGAACAATCGCCAAAAATGAACAAAACTGTAACGTTTTGCgagaaaataattgaaaagaGTCCAGAAACTAGTGAAGAGAATTCGCAGAATATAACTACGAGTCAGAACGAAACAACGGTAATAAACAATCAGACGGCAATACAGACGACACTATCAGAAAGCACTGAATCCAAAACTCAAGAGGTTGAGCCCGAAGGACCTCATACAACATGGGGAATATTTGATAGCGAAGGAGGCGTATTAGAAGATCGACAATGGGGCGTATCTTTGATAATACCACCAAAGGCTATCGCTCCGGGCATCAAACAAAAGATCTACTTTACGGTGTCAGATCCGCGACTGAGCCAGCGTGTGGGGGGACCTCCCATCGATATGGATAACG GTGAAGCGATGCTATCCCCACTGGTGATGTGCGGGCCCCAAGGCCTGGTGTTCCTCAGGCCGGTGACCCTTAGACTTCCTCACTGCGCCAACGCCATACCTTCATTAGGACTAACCATCAAAGCAACAGACACAGAAGCCCACCTCAGCACCGATTGGGATCAGATTCATCTGCCAGCGACTACGACGTTGAACACCGTTGCTGTCAAAGttgatcatttttaa